One window of Aliarcobacter lanthieri genomic DNA carries:
- a CDS encoding aldehyde dehydrogenase family protein, with product MIYARPTYKAQYENFIGGEWIAPISGEYFENISPVDGKALTKIPRSNEKDIDLAIEAAKKGFEEFKHTSVAQRSALLNKIADIVEANLETLAVAETLDNGKAVRETLNADLPLFIDHFRYFASVIRAESGTVADLDENTISQEIYEPYGVIAQIIPWNFPLLMAAWKLAPAIAAGNCVILKPASSTPLSILLFLDLIKDVLPKGVINVINGAGGKIGKYLVTHKDIKKVAFTGETTTGQEIMRYATENIIPSTLELGGKSPNIFFKSIMDADDEFFDKAIEGLVLFAFNSGEVCTCPSRALIEESIYEPFIKRVIERVKAIKVGNPLDTENTMGAQNSFNQKEKISSYLKIAKDEGAECLIGGNVYNSSINPNGFYIEPTIFKGHNKMRIFQEEIFGPVLSVTTFKDEKEAIAIANDTEYGLGSGVWSRDAHQLHRVSRAIEAGRVWVNCYHLYPAHASFGGYKKSGIGRETHMMMLNSYRHTKNILTSFDTKALGFF from the coding sequence ATGATTTATGCAAGACCAACGTACAAAGCACAATATGAGAATTTTATAGGTGGAGAATGGATAGCACCAATTAGTGGTGAATATTTTGAAAATATCTCTCCTGTTGATGGAAAAGCTCTTACAAAAATTCCAAGATCAAATGAAAAAGATATAGATTTAGCAATCGAAGCTGCTAAAAAAGGTTTTGAAGAATTTAAGCATACTTCTGTTGCACAAAGAAGTGCATTATTAAATAAGATTGCAGATATTGTTGAAGCGAACCTTGAAACTCTAGCTGTTGCAGAAACATTAGATAATGGTAAAGCTGTAAGAGAAACTTTAAATGCAGATCTTCCTTTATTTATAGATCATTTTAGATATTTTGCATCAGTAATTAGAGCAGAATCTGGTACAGTTGCTGATTTGGATGAAAATACAATTTCTCAAGAGATTTATGAACCTTATGGAGTTATTGCACAAATTATTCCATGGAACTTCCCTCTTTTAATGGCTGCTTGGAAGTTGGCTCCTGCAATAGCTGCTGGAAATTGTGTGATACTAAAACCTGCTAGCTCAACACCACTTTCAATTCTACTATTCTTAGATTTAATAAAAGATGTGTTACCAAAAGGTGTTATAAATGTAATCAATGGAGCAGGTGGAAAAATAGGAAAATATCTTGTAACTCATAAAGATATTAAAAAAGTTGCATTTACAGGAGAAACTACAACTGGTCAAGAAATTATGAGATATGCAACAGAAAATATTATCCCATCAACTTTAGAACTTGGTGGAAAATCTCCAAATATTTTCTTTAAATCAATTATGGATGCAGATGATGAATTTTTTGATAAAGCAATAGAAGGTTTAGTTTTATTTGCATTTAACTCTGGAGAAGTGTGCACTTGCCCATCAAGAGCATTAATTGAAGAATCAATTTATGAGCCATTTATAAAAAGAGTAATTGAAAGAGTAAAAGCTATCAAAGTTGGAAATCCACTTGATACAGAAAATACTATGGGTGCTCAAAACTCATTTAATCAAAAAGAAAAAATATCTTCTTATTTAAAAATTGCAAAAGATGAAGGTGCGGAATGCTTAATTGGAGGAAATGTTTATAACTCTTCTATAAATCCAAATGGATTCTATATAGAACCAACAATTTTTAAAGGGCATAATAAAATGAGAATTTTCCAAGAAGAAATTTTTGGACCAGTTTTATCTGTTACAACATTTAAAGATGAAAAAGAAGCTATTGCTATTGCAAATGATACAGAGTATGGATTAGGGTCTGGAGTTTGGTCAAGAGATGCACATCAACTTCATAGAGTAAGTCGTGCTATTGAAGCTGGAAGAGTTTGGGTAAATTGTTATCATTTATATCCAGCACATGCCTCTTTTGGAGGATATAAAAAATCTGGAATTGGAAGAGAAACACATATGATGATGTTAAACTCTTATAGACATACAAAAAATATCTTAACATCTTTTGATACAAAAGCTTTAGGATTCTTTTAA
- a CDS encoding MotA/TolQ/ExbB proton channel family protein — protein sequence MDILEFIDKGGFIVYILIFLNIIGFTIIFWKFFTLPRKHQIIAKIKQRIKPTSSVSMQIEYEVKKLETGLTIIKNIAIISPLLGLLGTVVGIYMSFEDITAKGLGDPTVFSGGIAVALITTIVGIIVSIPHQIAYNHFISIIDTIEILAKKELVGKEE from the coding sequence ATGGATATTCTCGAATTTATCGATAAAGGTGGTTTTATCGTATATATTTTAATATTTTTGAATATTATTGGATTTACTATTATTTTTTGGAAATTTTTTACTCTTCCACGAAAACATCAGATTATCGCTAAAATAAAACAAAGAATAAAACCTACTTCATCTGTTTCAATGCAAATAGAGTATGAAGTTAAAAAACTTGAAACTGGTCTTACTATAATAAAAAATATAGCTATTATTTCTCCTCTTTTAGGATTACTAGGAACTGTTGTAGGAATTTATATGTCATTTGAAGATATAACAGCAAAAGGATTAGGTGATCCTACTGTATTTTCCGGTGGTATTGCTGTTGCACTTATTACAACAATTGTAGGAATTATAGTATCAATTCCACATCAAATAGCATATAATCATTTTATTTCTATTATTGATACAATAGAAATTCTAGCTAAAAAAGAACTTGTTGGAAAAGAAGAATAA
- a CDS encoding DHH family phosphoesterase: MRLFHISHTDLDGFGCQLITNGFFEKTHFYNANYGIEVKLALKKVILDIRKHKDEKLFLIISDLNLTLQESDELDKEIKTLKEEGFDITLQLLDHHITGKTSASKYDWYFLDDKRCATKIVYDFMLEKFNADIHYLKNLVDAINAVDIWLEHEEKNFEFGKVLMSMIIKTREINSILFSSLDRELKFFLLQNAIKYLDLENGHIKLDNDVHLLKKEFLKEHNDDTLDNLSAKYLVKCLDEVKDDLTVFYKGQKGLLTYCLGSISIPANSFLRANYDYDFFIDINRKGNTSFRADGKLDVSQLASKLANGGGHINASGCKFEDFVDTIDLLEVKTFIQNKLDKLD, translated from the coding sequence ATGAGACTATTTCACATTTCACACACAGATCTAGATGGTTTTGGCTGTCAACTTATCACAAATGGATTCTTTGAAAAGACCCATTTTTATAATGCAAATTATGGTATAGAAGTAAAATTAGCTTTAAAAAAAGTAATTTTAGATATAAGAAAACATAAAGATGAAAAACTCTTTTTGATAATTAGTGATTTAAACTTAACTTTACAAGAAAGTGATGAATTAGATAAAGAAATAAAAACTTTAAAAGAAGAAGGTTTTGATATAACATTACAGCTTTTAGATCATCATATTACAGGAAAAACAAGTGCATCAAAATATGATTGGTATTTTTTAGATGATAAAAGATGTGCTACAAAAATTGTATATGATTTTATGCTAGAAAAATTCAATGCAGATATACACTACCTTAAAAATTTAGTTGATGCTATAAATGCAGTTGATATTTGGCTTGAACATGAAGAAAAGAATTTTGAATTTGGTAAAGTTTTAATGTCAATGATAATAAAAACAAGAGAGATAAACTCTATACTTTTTTCTTCTTTAGATAGAGAATTAAAATTTTTTCTATTACAAAATGCTATAAAATATTTAGATTTAGAAAATGGGCATATAAAATTAGATAATGATGTACATTTACTAAAAAAAGAGTTTTTAAAAGAACATAATGATGATACTTTAGATAATTTAAGTGCAAAATATTTAGTTAAATGTTTAGATGAAGTTAAAGATGATTTAACAGTTTTTTATAAGGGACAAAAAGGGCTTTTAACATATTGTTTAGGTTCTATTTCAATTCCTGCAAATAGTTTTTTAAGAGCAAATTATGACTATGACTTTTTTATTGATATAAATAGAAAAGGGAATACATCTTTTAGAGCTGATGGTAAACTTGATGTTTCACAACTAGCTTCAAAATTAGCAAATGGTGGTGGACATATAAATGCAAGTGGTTGTAAATTTGAGGATTTTGTTGATACAATAGATTTGTTAGAAGTAAAAACTTTTATTCAAAATAAGCTAGATAAACTAGACTAA
- a CDS encoding RrF2 family transcriptional regulator, producing MLLTKKSEYALLSLISISKSDTPVNVDVLSKELDISKSFLAKIMQNLAKQDLVVSHRGINGGFVLKKSIEEITILEIVVAAEERNPMVFECSDSIQSCPNHKAKLCGIWPLLNNLQFKINDFLDKLTLKDIAQ from the coding sequence ATGTTATTAACAAAAAAAAGTGAATATGCACTGCTATCACTAATATCAATTTCAAAGAGCGATACTCCCGTAAATGTAGATGTTTTATCAAAAGAGTTAGATATATCAAAATCTTTTTTAGCAAAAATTATGCAAAACTTAGCAAAACAGGATTTAGTAGTCTCTCATAGAGGGATAAATGGTGGTTTTGTACTTAAAAAATCAATAGAAGAGATAACTATTTTAGAAATAGTTGTAGCTGCTGAAGAGAGAAATCCTATGGTGTTTGAGTGTTCTGATTCGATACAAAGTTGTCCAAATCATAAAGCAAAACTTTGTGGAATCTGGCCATTATTAAATAATTTACAATTTAAAATAAATGATTTCCTTGATAAATTAACATTGAAAGATATTGCACAATGA
- a CDS encoding CoA-binding protein, whose amino-acid sequence MECEFPTINSNKDEIIKIFNETKTIAIVGLSPDTEKASYRVASYLQKAGFKIIPIYPKEDTILGEKVYRSLSEIPFNIDLVDIFRKPDAIAKVIDEVLKIKDEKNIRTVWFQLGLSNNEAAEIAKNAGLNVVQNKCTKIEHQALFS is encoded by the coding sequence ATGGAGTGCGAATTTCCTACAATTAATTCAAACAAAGATGAGATAATAAAAATATTTAATGAAACAAAAACAATAGCTATAGTTGGGCTTTCTCCAGATACTGAAAAAGCTTCATATCGAGTTGCTTCATATTTACAAAAAGCTGGATTTAAAATAATTCCAATTTATCCTAAAGAAGATACTATTTTAGGTGAAAAAGTTTATAGAAGTTTAAGTGAAATCCCATTTAATATTGATTTAGTTGATATATTTAGAAAACCAGATGCAATAGCAAAAGTTATAGATGAGGTTTTAAAAATTAAAGATGAAAAAAACATAAGAACAGTTTGGTTTCAACTTGGATTATCAAATAATGAGGCTGCAGAGATTGCTAAAAATGCTGGATTAAATGTAGTTCAGAATAAATGTACTAAGATAGAGCACCAAGCACTATTTTCTTAA
- a CDS encoding ExbD/TolR family protein, whose protein sequence is MKRREPLGLDLTPVIDVVFILLIFFIVTSVFKKEELALMLDLPASNAETIQIKEEQVFIELSENKLAIKGIEVSFESLEDNLKAIKNKENSVIVRIDRKVPYERVVKVLDLLQKYSLNNLALVTNEEKK, encoded by the coding sequence ATGAAAAGAAGAGAGCCTTTAGGACTTGATTTAACACCAGTTATTGATGTTGTTTTCATACTTCTAATATTTTTTATTGTAACAAGTGTTTTTAAAAAAGAAGAACTTGCCCTTATGCTTGATTTACCAGCTTCTAATGCTGAAACTATACAAATAAAAGAAGAACAAGTTTTTATAGAACTAAGTGAAAATAAACTAGCAATAAAAGGGATTGAAGTATCTTTTGAATCACTAGAAGATAATCTTAAAGCTATAAAAAATAAAGAAAATTCAGTAATAGTAAGAATTGATAGAAAAGTACCTTATGAAAGAGTTGTAAAAGTTTTGGACTTACTTCAAAAATATAGTTTAAATAATTTGGCTCTTGTAACAAATGAAGAGAAAAAATAA
- the fbaA gene encoding class II fructose-bisphosphate aldolase, which yields MGVLDVVNAGVLTGSEAKKLFSYAKEKGFAIPAVNVVGTDSVNAVLEVASKVKSPIIVQFSNGGAGFYAGKGLKSSDAAVLGAISGANHVHTMAKAYGIPVILHTDHAAKKLLPWIDGLLESGAIHFEKTGRPLFTSHMLDLSEESLEENIEICVEYFKKMNALDMMIEIELGITGGEEDGVDNSGVDNSLLYTQPSEVAFAYESLSKVSPNFTIAASFGNVHGVYKPGNVVLSPVILENSQKFIQEKHKTSSKPVDFVFHGGSGSLLEEIREAISYGVIKMNIDTDTQWAFWDGVRAYEAKNHGYLQGQIGNPEGDDKPNKNYYDPRKWLRAGQESMISRLETAFSDLLALNKN from the coding sequence ATGGGTGTTTTAGATGTTGTAAATGCTGGAGTTTTAACAGGAAGTGAAGCAAAAAAACTTTTCTCTTATGCAAAAGAGAAAGGTTTTGCTATACCTGCTGTAAATGTTGTAGGTACTGATTCTGTAAATGCAGTATTAGAAGTAGCAAGTAAAGTAAAATCTCCTATAATTGTACAATTTTCAAACGGTGGAGCTGGATTTTATGCTGGAAAAGGTTTAAAATCTAGTGATGCTGCAGTATTAGGTGCAATTAGTGGGGCAAATCATGTTCATACTATGGCTAAAGCTTATGGAATTCCTGTAATTTTACATACAGATCATGCTGCAAAAAAACTTCTTCCTTGGATTGATGGATTACTTGAATCTGGAGCTATTCATTTTGAGAAAACTGGACGACCTCTTTTTACATCACATATGTTAGATTTAAGTGAAGAAAGTCTTGAAGAGAATATTGAGATCTGTGTTGAATATTTCAAGAAAATGAATGCTCTTGACATGATGATTGAAATTGAACTTGGAATTACTGGTGGAGAAGAAGATGGGGTTGATAATAGTGGAGTTGATAATTCGCTACTTTATACACAGCCAAGTGAAGTTGCATTTGCTTATGAAAGTTTGAGTAAAGTTAGTCCAAATTTTACAATAGCAGCAAGTTTTGGGAATGTTCATGGAGTTTATAAACCTGGAAATGTTGTATTAAGTCCAGTTATTTTAGAAAATTCTCAAAAATTTATCCAAGAAAAACATAAAACTTCTTCTAAGCCAGTTGATTTTGTATTTCATGGTGGAAGTGGTTCATTACTTGAAGAAATTAGAGAAGCAATATCTTATGGTGTTATTAAGATGAATATAGATACTGATACACAATGGGCTTTTTGGGATGGAGTAAGAGCTTATGAAGCTAAAAACCATGGATATCTACAAGGACAAATAGGTAATCCAGAAGGTGATGATAAACCAAATAAAAATTATTATGATCCAAGAAAATGGCTAAGAGCAGGACAAGAAAGTATGATATCTAGACTTGAAACTGCATTTAGTGATTTATTAGCACTTAATAAAAACTAA
- the hsrA gene encoding homeostatic response regulator transcription factor HsrA, with protein MRILIIEDEITLNRTLQEGLIDFGYQVDTAENYKDAEYFIDIRNYDLVLTDWMLPDGDGIELCKIVKNRSSRTAVVIISARDDKESEIEALKSGADDFIKKPFDFDILLARIEARLRFGGTNIIEIDDLVINPDEEKIEYAGEEIELKGKPFEVLTHLARHRDQIVSKEQLLDAIWEEPELVTPNVIEVAINQIRQKMDKPLNISTIETIRRRGYRFCYPNVASEEK; from the coding sequence ATGAGAATTTTGATAATAGAAGATGAAATTACATTAAACAGAACACTACAAGAAGGATTAATAGATTTTGGGTATCAAGTTGATACAGCTGAAAATTATAAAGATGCTGAATATTTTATTGATATTAGAAATTATGATTTAGTTTTAACTGATTGGATGTTACCAGATGGAGATGGTATTGAACTTTGTAAAATTGTAAAAAATAGAAGTTCAAGAACAGCAGTTGTTATTATCTCTGCAAGAGATGATAAAGAAAGCGAAATTGAAGCATTAAAATCAGGTGCTGATGATTTTATAAAAAAACCATTCGATTTTGATATTTTACTTGCACGTATTGAAGCTAGATTAAGATTTGGTGGAACAAATATAATAGAAATTGATGATTTAGTAATAAACCCAGATGAAGAAAAAATCGAATATGCTGGAGAAGAGATTGAATTAAAAGGTAAACCTTTTGAAGTTTTAACTCACTTAGCTAGACATAGAGATCAAATTGTTTCAAAAGAACAATTATTAGATGCAATTTGGGAAGAACCAGAACTTGTAACTCCAAATGTTATAGAAGTTGCAATTAATCAAATTAGACAAAAAATGGATAAACCTTTAAATATTTCAACTATTGAAACTATTAGAAGAAGAGGATATAGATTCTGTTATCCAAACGTGGCATCTGAGGAAAAATAA
- a CDS encoding 1-aminocyclopropane-1-carboxylate deaminase — MDFGASKIDEVIFNSQKYFVKRDDLLNIDFSGNKARKFHYFLNQDLKAYKKIISYGSCQSNAMYSLSVLSRIKGLNFDYYVSHLPSYLKENPVGNYKEALKNGMNLLVRDIPENFNKDELFIIEGGAVKEASFGIKILANEIQDWVKEQQIEDKKIKIFLPSGTGTTSLYLQKFLPYEILTCSCVGDDDYLIKQFSALEIENHPIILKKDKKYHFGKLYKEFYEIHKELFEQTNIEFDLLYDSLGWTVFQNYVNSLKNKEDYIFLYIHQGGILGNKSMLERYKFKFG, encoded by the coding sequence ATGGATTTTGGAGCATCAAAAATAGATGAAGTTATTTTTAATTCACAAAAATATTTTGTAAAAAGAGATGATTTATTAAATATAGATTTTAGTGGTAATAAAGCCAGAAAATTTCACTATTTTTTAAATCAAGATTTAAAAGCATATAAAAAAATTATTTCTTATGGTTCATGCCAATCAAATGCTATGTATTCACTTAGTGTTTTGAGTCGAATAAAAGGATTAAATTTTGATTATTATGTTTCTCATCTACCATCATATTTAAAAGAAAATCCAGTTGGAAATTATAAAGAAGCACTAAAAAATGGTATGAATTTATTAGTAAGAGATATTCCTGAAAATTTTAATAAAGATGAACTTTTTATAATTGAAGGTGGAGCAGTTAAAGAAGCTTCTTTTGGTATAAAAATACTTGCAAATGAGATACAAGATTGGGTAAAAGAGCAACAAATAGAAGATAAAAAAATAAAAATCTTTTTACCAAGTGGTACTGGAACAACATCACTTTATTTACAAAAATTTTTACCATATGAAATTCTTACTTGTTCTTGTGTGGGAGATGATGATTATTTAATAAAACAGTTTTCAGCTCTTGAAATAGAAAACCATCCAATTATTTTAAAAAAAGATAAAAAGTATCACTTTGGAAAACTATATAAAGAATTTTATGAAATTCATAAAGAACTTTTCGAGCAAACAAATATTGAGTTTGACTTACTTTATGATAGTTTAGGTTGGACTGTATTTCAAAATTATGTTAATAGTTTAAAAAATAAAGAAGATTATATATTTCTATATATACATCAAGGTGGAATACTAGGAAATAAATCTATGTTAGAAAGATATAAATTTAAGTTTGGATAA
- a CDS encoding class I SAM-dependent methyltransferase codes for MFDFYGKLSSEVYELDKPIGSSFGDVEYYLSRLKDIKGPILEPATGTGRILIPLLEAGLDVSGFDLSNEMLDICKNNCNKRNLNPELFIDKMEIFKTDKKYNAIIVPTGTFLLIYEREKSIKALKNFYNHLNIGGKLILDIEVQNNINELEISNRSWTNEKDEIINLSTQVMQIDYINQFTIYHNIYEKIKENKVIQNELEKFVLRWYGIEEFKLILESLGYKNIVISSDYKYNSYPNKAGQIVTFEATK; via the coding sequence ATGTTTGATTTTTATGGAAAACTATCTTCTGAAGTTTATGAATTAGATAAACCAATTGGTTCATCTTTTGGAGATGTAGAATATTATTTATCAAGACTCAAAGACATTAAAGGTCCAATTTTAGAACCAGCAACAGGTACAGGTAGAATTTTAATACCTTTATTAGAAGCTGGTTTAGATGTAAGTGGATTTGACTTATCAAATGAAATGTTGGATATTTGTAAAAATAACTGTAATAAAAGAAACCTAAATCCAGAATTATTCATTGATAAAATGGAAATATTTAAAACTGATAAAAAATATAATGCAATTATTGTTCCAACAGGTACATTTTTACTAATTTATGAAAGAGAAAAATCTATAAAAGCATTAAAAAACTTTTATAATCATTTGAATATAGGTGGAAAGTTAATCTTAGATATTGAAGTACAGAATAATATAAATGAATTAGAAATATCTAATAGAAGTTGGACAAATGAAAAAGATGAAATCATAAATTTATCAACCCAAGTTATGCAAATAGATTATATAAACCAATTTACTATTTATCACAATATATATGAAAAGATAAAAGAGAATAAAGTAATCCAAAATGAGTTAGAAAAATTTGTATTAAGATGGTATGGAATTGAAGAGTTTAAACTAATATTAGAAAGTTTAGGATATAAAAATATAGTTATTTCATCTGATTATAAATACAATAGCTATCCAAATAAAGCTGGACAAATTGTTACATTTGAAGCTACTAAATAA
- the rpsO gene encoding 30S ribosomal protein S15, with product MALDQEVKASIITKYARKDGDTGSAEVQIALLSEQIKILTEHLKVFKKDHSSRLGLLKMVGRRKKLLAYLRRTDYARFTELVASLGIRAK from the coding sequence ATGGCTTTAGATCAGGAAGTAAAAGCAAGTATTATTACAAAATATGCTAGAAAAGATGGTGATACAGGTTCAGCAGAAGTTCAAATAGCATTATTAAGTGAGCAAATTAAAATTTTAACAGAGCATTTAAAAGTATTTAAAAAAGATCACTCATCAAGATTAGGTCTTTTAAAAATGGTTGGTAGAAGAAAAAAACTTTTAGCATACTTAAGAAGAACTGATTATGCAAGATTTACAGAATTAGTTGCATCTTTAGGAATTAGAGCAAAATAG
- a CDS encoding peptidylprolyl isomerase, with product MKKIVTSFIASIALVSTLSAADFYATVDGDKITKQDIDVLLQDPRINFDQLPQEAKNQILEGAINRKLIAKKAIKDGIEKDTQYVEAISKIKEDLALQVWQSKEIEKLKFSDTEKKDFYEKNKARFVIPETFEASHILVENEADAKNIIKEIEKASNKEAKFKELAQSKSKDPSKANGGYLGKFSAEQMVPEFSTAVQSLPKGGYSKTPTKTQFGYHVIYVKDKIAGKSLSYDEVKENINQILIAEKFNKKIDELVQSLRKDAKIVIK from the coding sequence ATGAAAAAAATAGTTACAAGCTTTATAGCTTCAATCGCTTTGGTTTCAACTTTAAGTGCAGCAGATTTCTATGCAACAGTTGATGGAGACAAAATTACAAAACAAGATATTGATGTACTTTTACAAGATCCTAGAATAAACTTTGATCAACTTCCTCAAGAAGCAAAAAATCAAATCTTAGAAGGAGCAATTAATAGAAAACTAATTGCAAAAAAAGCTATTAAAGATGGTATAGAAAAAGATACACAATATGTTGAAGCTATCTCAAAAATTAAAGAAGATTTAGCTTTACAAGTTTGGCAATCAAAAGAGATAGAAAAACTTAAATTCTCTGATACAGAAAAAAAAGATTTTTATGAAAAAAATAAGGCTAGATTTGTAATCCCTGAGACTTTTGAAGCAAGCCACATTTTAGTTGAAAATGAAGCTGATGCAAAAAATATAATAAAAGAGATAGAAAAAGCTTCAAATAAAGAAGCAAAATTTAAAGAATTAGCACAATCAAAATCAAAAGATCCATCTAAAGCAAATGGTGGTTATTTAGGTAAATTCTCAGCAGAACAAATGGTTCCAGAATTCTCAACTGCTGTTCAATCTTTACCAAAAGGTGGATATTCTAAAACTCCTACAAAAACTCAATTTGGTTATCACGTAATTTATGTAAAAGATAAAATTGCAGGAAAATCTTTAAGTTATGATGAAGTAAAAGAAAATATAAATCAAATATTAATTGCTGAAAAATTTAATAAAAAAATCGATGAATTGGTACAAAGTTTAAGAAAAGACGCAAAGATCGTAATTAAATAA
- a CDS encoding sensor histidine kinase: MESRSIYKQFYIKLIIATSLFITTLSIIFYEYAKSSFYDNIQDNLLSQAKQIERGYITSDKFQNVISQFQIIEIISNKNIKKEISFIKFYKDDKSYTKLLFPMHDDVFLQITKDITLEKDLLYSIIFKNFFALAIPSFILMLIYSLVVSKSLLKPIVQINKKLSNMDENSLSQIDTKDLPTEFLTLGNSINSLTNRIGTYIKFKKELFIGIAHELKTPLAVMKLKNELMLKKDRSKKEYEDALKLTIKEIDNMNIMISSILDIGRTEGAQFEQPKNIDLVKFIQNKVTDYKMLSSKKDVEIKFSSNISQFDTLIQETLFNQILQNFVQNAIKFTPDNKIIEVKLKKVDDEVTLSVVDEGIGIDENIDVFAPFKKVGKENGVGLGLYLAKIASDALNGQISIRNRQDGKNGCVAKLVLSNTPHQD; the protein is encoded by the coding sequence ATGGAGAGTAGAAGTATCTATAAACAGTTTTATATAAAACTTATTATTGCTACTTCACTTTTCATTACTACTTTATCTATAATCTTTTATGAATATGCAAAAAGTTCTTTTTATGACAATATTCAAGACAACCTTTTATCACAAGCAAAGCAAATTGAAAGAGGATATATAACATCAGATAAATTCCAAAATGTAATCTCTCAATTTCAAATTATTGAAATAATTTCAAATAAAAATATAAAAAAAGAAATTAGCTTTATAAAATTTTATAAAGATGATAAATCTTATACAAAACTCTTATTTCCTATGCATGATGATGTCTTTTTACAAATCACTAAAGATATAACTTTAGAGAAAGATTTATTATATTCAATAATATTTAAAAACTTTTTTGCATTAGCAATTCCTAGTTTTATTTTAATGCTTATTTACTCTTTAGTTGTTTCAAAATCTTTATTAAAACCAATTGTACAAATAAATAAAAAACTATCAAATATGGATGAGAATTCACTTTCACAAATTGATACAAAAGATTTACCTACTGAATTTTTAACTTTAGGAAATTCTATCAATTCTTTAACAAATCGTATAGGAACATATATTAAATTCAAAAAAGAGCTTTTTATAGGAATTGCTCATGAACTTAAAACTCCTTTAGCTGTAATGAAATTAAAAAATGAACTAATGCTAAAAAAAGATAGATCTAAAAAAGAGTATGAAGATGCTTTAAAACTTACAATTAAAGAAATAGATAATATGAACATAATGATAAGCTCTATTTTAGATATTGGAAGAACTGAGGGAGCACAATTTGAGCAACCTAAAAATATTGATTTAGTCAAATTTATACAAAATAAAGTAACTGACTATAAAATGCTATCATCTAAAAAAGATGTAGAAATAAAGTTTAGTTCAAATATCTCTCAATTTGATACTTTAATTCAAGAAACTTTATTTAATCAAATTTTACAAAATTTTGTCCAAAATGCCATAAAATTCACTCCAGACAATAAAATAATAGAAGTAAAACTAAAAAAAGTTGATGATGAAGTAACCTTAAGTGTTGTTGATGAAGGTATTGGAATAGATGAAAATATTGATGTATTTGCTCCATTTAAAAAAGTAGGAAAAGAAAATGGTGTAGGATTGGGATTATATTTAGCAAAAATAGCTTCCGATGCTCTAAATGGTCAAATATCTATAAGAAATAGACAAGACGGCAAAAATGGATGTGTTGCAAAACTTGTATTAAGCAACACACCTCATCAAGATTAA